The following are from one region of the Bacillus methanolicus MGA3 genome:
- a CDS encoding trans-sulfuration enzyme family protein, producing the protein MLTERFETKLLHSVKKQKLPIKSKVTPIYQTSAFTFDDLDELERYYKGEGNYLYTRSGNPNTDELGEAVAAIEGAPAGVATSSGISAILAGVLATIESGDHIVAADDLYGGSFHLLNNELKQLGIETTFVSFSDIHQVEQAIQSNTKLLYTESITNPLLRVENLDAVVDLAKKHNLVTIVDNTFATPYHCNPYKRGVDLVIHSATKYIGGHSDITAGVVVGKTELVARAKKKVVNLGANVSPFEAWLTCRGLKTLALRMKSQSLNARKLAEALKTNDNVAKVYYPFEYSEEGFGAIVTIELSKNVDVNKFLRALSWVKIIPTLAGVETTVSHPLSTSHRALPPEAREALGITKEVVRISVGIEHPEDIIEVFEKAIENSVQ; encoded by the coding sequence ATGTTGACGGAGAGGTTTGAAACGAAATTATTGCATAGTGTAAAAAAACAAAAACTTCCGATCAAAAGTAAAGTTACCCCGATTTATCAAACTTCCGCGTTTACGTTTGATGATCTTGATGAACTTGAACGATATTACAAGGGAGAGGGCAATTATTTATATACCCGTTCAGGCAATCCGAATACGGATGAGCTCGGTGAAGCGGTTGCAGCTATCGAAGGCGCTCCTGCAGGTGTTGCGACATCTTCAGGGATTTCAGCGATTCTTGCTGGAGTGCTTGCTACAATTGAAAGCGGTGATCACATTGTTGCAGCAGATGATCTGTATGGAGGAAGCTTTCATTTATTAAATAATGAACTGAAACAGCTTGGAATTGAGACTACTTTTGTATCCTTCTCAGACATTCATCAGGTTGAACAGGCGATTCAATCTAATACAAAGCTTCTTTACACAGAGTCAATTACGAATCCGCTGTTAAGAGTCGAAAATCTTGATGCTGTTGTGGATCTTGCCAAAAAGCACAATCTTGTTACGATTGTTGATAACACATTCGCTACCCCTTATCACTGCAATCCTTATAAACGAGGAGTAGATTTAGTTATTCATAGTGCGACAAAATATATTGGCGGACATAGTGATATTACGGCCGGTGTTGTTGTGGGCAAAACAGAGTTAGTTGCCAGGGCAAAGAAAAAAGTAGTAAACCTCGGTGCGAATGTCAGTCCGTTTGAAGCATGGCTTACGTGCCGTGGATTGAAAACTCTCGCATTAAGAATGAAAAGCCAATCGCTGAATGCAAGGAAGCTTGCTGAAGCTCTAAAGACAAATGATAATGTGGCAAAAGTATACTATCCTTTTGAGTATTCAGAAGAAGGCTTTGGAGCGATCGTTACCATCGAGTTATCAAAAAATGTGGATGTTAATAAATTTTTACGTGCACTTTCTTGGGTGAAAATTATTCCGACGCTAGCCGGAGTTGAAACGACTGTTTCACACCCGCTGTCAACTTCCCACCGTGCACTGCCTCCTGAAGCAAGAGAAGCATTAGGAATTACGAAAGAAGTTGTCCGCATATCAGTAGGTATTGAGCATCCGGAAGACATCATTGAAGTGTTTGAAAAAGCGATTGAAAATTCTGTTCAATAG
- a CDS encoding PLP-dependent aspartate aminotransferase family protein yields MTKQYETYDVETILLHGGQSPDPTTGSRAVPIYQTTSYVFHNTDHAQSLFSLDEPGNIYSRIGNPTVDVLEKRIALLEDGVAAVATSSGMAAIALSIMNIAQAGDEIVAATNLYGGTYNLFAVTLPKYGIKVHFVDPKDPENFRKAITPKTKALYGEIIGNPSLHVLDIEAVSVIAHENGIPLIIDNTFATPYLCKPIQWGADIVVHSATKWIGGHGTAIGGLVIDGGRFNWSNGNFPGFTEPDPSYNGIRYANDFGTLAFSTKLRVQLLRDFGSCLSPQNAFLLLQGLETLHLRMEKHTENALKVAQFLKSHPAVEWVSYPGLEDHPAHELAKKYLRNGFGSIVNFGIKGGREAGKKVIDHIALWSHVANVGDAKSLIIHPASTTHQQLSAEDLKKTGVSEELIRLSVGLESVRDLKNDLDQAFYQATGISSKGFEKGDTAVNDEGVIRWALQSPFVREVVDGKEIQRPKTLAIVGLSSNPGRPSNRLARKMQRLGYKIVPVNPRETEVLGEQAYPDLKSVPFKIDIVQVFRSPEAAIEIAKEAAEVQPKVFWLQEGVISPKAVEVAKEAGLEVVHNRCTYKEAQRLRGTIVTYACEI; encoded by the coding sequence ATGACGAAACAATATGAAACGTATGACGTAGAGACGATTCTTTTACATGGAGGTCAATCGCCTGATCCAACAACTGGTTCTCGGGCTGTTCCGATTTACCAAACGACCTCTTATGTATTCCATAACACCGATCATGCTCAGAGCTTGTTTTCACTTGATGAACCGGGAAACATTTATTCAAGAATTGGAAATCCAACTGTTGATGTCCTTGAGAAGCGAATCGCTCTGCTTGAAGACGGAGTAGCAGCAGTTGCTACTTCATCAGGAATGGCGGCTATTGCTTTATCGATTATGAATATAGCACAGGCTGGTGATGAAATTGTCGCAGCAACCAATCTATATGGCGGAACTTACAATTTATTTGCAGTGACCCTTCCGAAATACGGGATTAAGGTTCATTTTGTTGATCCGAAAGATCCGGAAAATTTCCGTAAAGCGATTACTCCAAAAACGAAAGCTCTTTATGGAGAAATTATCGGAAATCCGAGCCTTCATGTTTTAGATATTGAAGCGGTATCTGTGATAGCGCATGAAAACGGGATTCCACTTATTATTGACAATACGTTTGCCACACCATACCTTTGCAAACCGATTCAATGGGGAGCAGATATTGTAGTACACTCGGCAACCAAATGGATTGGCGGCCACGGAACAGCAATAGGTGGTCTTGTTATTGATGGGGGGCGCTTCAACTGGAGCAACGGAAATTTTCCTGGATTCACTGAACCAGATCCAAGCTACAACGGCATCAGATATGCAAATGACTTTGGAACGTTAGCCTTTAGTACAAAATTGAGAGTTCAGCTGTTAAGGGACTTTGGTTCATGCTTAAGTCCGCAAAACGCATTCCTGTTGCTGCAAGGGCTTGAAACCCTCCACCTGCGGATGGAAAAACATACAGAAAATGCATTAAAGGTTGCTCAATTTTTGAAATCTCATCCGGCAGTCGAGTGGGTTTCATATCCTGGCCTTGAAGACCATCCTGCTCACGAGCTTGCGAAAAAATATTTGAGAAACGGCTTTGGTTCAATAGTGAACTTCGGAATTAAAGGCGGCCGGGAAGCTGGTAAAAAAGTAATCGACCATATTGCGCTATGGTCCCATGTTGCTAATGTCGGGGATGCAAAGTCACTCATCATACATCCGGCATCAACAACACATCAGCAGTTAAGTGCTGAAGATCTAAAGAAAACCGGCGTCAGTGAAGAATTGATTCGTTTGTCTGTAGGGCTAGAATCGGTTCGTGACTTGAAAAATGATTTAGATCAGGCTTTTTATCAAGCGACCGGTATTTCTTCAAAGGGGTTTGAAAAAGGAGATACAGCAGTAAATGACGAGGGGGTTATCCGCTGGGCGCTCCAATCGCCATTTGTCCGGGAAGTTGTTGATGGGAAAGAAATACAGCGGCCAAAAACGCTGGCTATTGTCGGTCTAAGCAGCAACCCAGGGCGTCCGAGCAATCGTTTGGCACGGAAAATGCAGCGCCTTGGATATAAAATTGTTCCGGTAAATCCGAGAGAAACAGAAGTACTTGGAGAACAGGCATATCCTGATTTGAAATCAGTTCCATTTAAGATTGACATTGTGCAAGTCTTCCGCAGTCCTGAGGCAGCGATTGAGATTGCAAAAGAAGCGGCAGAAGTTCAGCCGAAAGTTTTCTGGCTCCAGGAAGGTGTCATTTCGCCAAAAGCAGTGGAAGTCGCAAAAGAAGCAGGACTCGAAGTTGTACATAACCGCTGTACGTATAAAGAAGCGCAGCGCCTCCGCGGAACAATTGTCACTTATGCATGCGAGATTTAA
- a CDS encoding aliphatic sulfonate ABC transporter substrate-binding protein has protein sequence MRKWFGILAGILLLIGIAGCSNSTNAKKDKPEKIVLDYAYYSPTSIVLKKFGWAEEAFKKDGIKVEYVLSQGSNKALEFLNSKSVDFGSTAGAAALMAKAKGAPIESVYIFSKPEWTALVTNKDSSIHSVSDLKGKKVAATVGTDPYIFLLRALDEAGLSASDVQIVNLQHSDGANALTTKQVDAWAGLDPHMAKLELEANAKLFYRNKNFNTYGTLNVRSDFAKKYPEYVKKVIEVYEKARKWVLENPEKTAEILSKEAHISLDVAKKQLERNDFSNPVPGEEQKQALKSAGTVLQKDGIINKDAKINSLVDELINPKFAKEVIK, from the coding sequence ATGAGGAAATGGTTTGGAATATTGGCAGGGATCTTGCTGTTGATCGGGATTGCCGGATGCTCGAACAGCACGAATGCAAAAAAAGATAAGCCTGAAAAAATTGTTCTTGATTATGCTTACTATTCCCCAACAAGTATTGTGTTAAAAAAATTTGGGTGGGCCGAAGAAGCCTTTAAAAAAGATGGCATAAAAGTGGAATATGTTCTCAGCCAGGGCAGCAATAAGGCGCTTGAGTTTTTAAACAGCAAAAGCGTGGATTTCGGTTCAACAGCAGGGGCAGCAGCCTTAATGGCAAAAGCTAAAGGCGCTCCAATCGAATCGGTTTATATTTTTTCCAAGCCTGAATGGACGGCGCTTGTCACAAATAAGGATTCTTCAATTCATTCGGTTAGTGATTTAAAGGGAAAGAAAGTAGCCGCTACTGTTGGTACAGACCCATACATTTTTCTTTTAAGGGCATTGGATGAAGCGGGACTTTCTGCTTCAGATGTGCAAATCGTAAATCTCCAGCACAGTGACGGCGCAAATGCTTTGACGACAAAGCAGGTGGACGCTTGGGCAGGGCTTGACCCTCATATGGCAAAACTGGAACTTGAAGCAAATGCAAAGCTCTTTTATAGGAACAAAAATTTTAATACTTACGGAACATTAAATGTCCGCAGTGATTTTGCCAAAAAATATCCTGAATATGTCAAGAAAGTAATTGAAGTTTATGAGAAAGCTAGAAAGTGGGTGCTTGAAAACCCTGAAAAAACTGCGGAAATCCTGTCAAAAGAAGCGCATATCAGCCTTGATGTGGCAAAAAAACAGCTTGAGCGCAATGATTTTTCTAACCCGGTGCCGGGCGAGGAGCAAAAGCAGGCACTAAAATCGGCAGGAACCGTATTGCAAAAGGATGGCATCATCAATAAAGACGCAAAAATTAATTCGCTTGTCGACGAACTCATTAATCCGAAGTTTGCTAAAGAAGTAATTAAATAA
- a CDS encoding ABC transporter permease translates to MSSKHTTVTTHIPVKVKKKLSIQPKIKAAVYGTIVPLGLVIAWEYLSKTGVFPQHLLPAPTTILDTIAGMFQDGTLWGHLGITLYRLIFGFLIGVAAAVLLGAAAGYFKTVESLIDPLIQAFRSIPSLAWVPLFILWMGIGESSKIVLIAVGVFFPVYLNIVSGIQGVDRKLIEVGKVYNFNSWQLIRKIILPASLPSFLVGIRSGLGLGWMFVVAAELMGASKGIGYLLVYGQNSYSPELIISSIVLFAILGKLSDSLLKRLEVKTLHWQDTFTKKA, encoded by the coding sequence ATGAGCAGCAAGCACACAACCGTAACGACCCATATTCCAGTAAAAGTGAAAAAAAAATTATCGATTCAGCCAAAAATAAAAGCGGCCGTTTATGGAACCATTGTCCCTCTAGGATTAGTGATTGCCTGGGAGTATTTAAGTAAAACCGGGGTTTTCCCGCAGCATTTACTTCCTGCTCCAACCACTATTCTTGATACAATTGCAGGAATGTTTCAGGATGGAACTTTATGGGGGCACCTCGGAATTACATTATATCGACTGATATTTGGATTTCTAATAGGTGTCGCTGCCGCGGTATTGCTTGGTGCGGCCGCTGGTTATTTTAAAACGGTAGAAAGTTTGATAGATCCGTTGATTCAGGCTTTCCGCTCTATTCCATCTTTAGCGTGGGTGCCGCTGTTTATATTGTGGATGGGAATCGGCGAGTCTTCAAAAATTGTTTTGATCGCAGTAGGAGTATTTTTCCCTGTTTATTTAAATATTGTTTCCGGCATTCAAGGTGTTGACCGGAAACTGATTGAAGTCGGCAAGGTTTATAATTTCAACTCGTGGCAATTAATCCGCAAAATCATTTTGCCTGCTTCACTGCCTTCATTTTTAGTCGGAATCCGCAGCGGTCTTGGACTGGGATGGATGTTTGTTGTCGCCGCTGAGTTAATGGGAGCAAGTAAAGGGATCGGGTATTTGCTCGTATACGGGCAGAATTCATATTCGCCGGAACTTATTATTTCAAGCATTGTCCTGTTTGCGATTTTAGGAAAACTGTCAGACTCTCTGTTAAAAAGATTGGAAGTAAAAACGCTTCACTGGCAAGATACATTTACGAAAAAAGCGTAA
- a CDS encoding ABC transporter ATP-binding protein produces MLAIENVSRTFSNGETGFKNINLTVQKGEIIGILGTSGCGKSTLLRVLAGLDEGYTGTIKIDGNIVRSVHEKIGIIFQEPRLLPWLNVIDNVAFGLKNNDQKNEIAKKYLSSVGLAGFENHYPKDLSGGMAQRVAIARALVTAPEILLLDEPFSALDAFTKMQLQDLLLSIWEKYQSTMLLVTHDVDEALYLCDRIIILRGQPGEVCHMLTIEQKRPRTRGDAYLGQLKEKIINLLDLSTIS; encoded by the coding sequence ATGTTGGCTATTGAAAATGTTTCCAGGACGTTTTCAAATGGTGAAACAGGCTTTAAAAATATAAATTTAACCGTGCAAAAGGGAGAGATTATCGGAATCCTCGGAACGAGCGGCTGCGGAAAAAGCACGCTGCTGCGTGTATTGGCAGGTCTTGATGAAGGATATACAGGCACTATTAAAATTGATGGCAATATAGTCCGTTCTGTCCATGAAAAGATTGGAATTATCTTTCAGGAACCAAGGCTTCTTCCGTGGCTGAATGTCATTGATAATGTCGCATTCGGTCTAAAAAATAATGATCAAAAGAATGAAATAGCGAAAAAGTATCTCTCTTCTGTAGGCTTAGCAGGCTTTGAAAATCACTATCCGAAAGATCTTTCCGGCGGAATGGCCCAGCGGGTAGCCATTGCACGAGCCCTTGTCACCGCACCGGAAATATTATTGCTTGATGAGCCATTTAGTGCATTGGACGCTTTTACAAAAATGCAGCTTCAGGATTTACTCCTGTCAATCTGGGAGAAGTACCAATCCACGATGTTGCTTGTCACTCATGATGTGGATGAGGCTCTTTATTTATGTGACCGAATTATCATTCTTCGAGGACAGCCGGGTGAAGTCTGCCACATGTTAACGATTGAACAGAAACGGCCCCGCACAAGAGGAGACGCTTATTTAGGCCAATTAAAAGAAAAAATTATTAATCTTTTAGATTTATCTACGATTTCATAA
- the acsA gene encoding acetate--CoA ligase yields MNVLNRYHLPPEKGDYNLKNYQKIYSHFDWSEAEKHFSWKKTGLVNMAYECIDRHVDEGYGEKTALYYLNGNEEYKLTFREVKEKTDHLATVLKKHGVKKGDIVFIFLPKHPDCYLAMIAAIKIGAIAGPLFEAFMEEAVKDRISDCEGKFLITDHILGKRVPKHKLPSLEKIFITGGPEHCSEGEISLQAELENTVCEENIIEWVNLEAGLNIHYTSGSTGKPKGIVHAHRAMIQQYQTGKWVLDLKEDDIYWCTAHPGWVTGTVYGIFSPWLNRATIVVNGGRFQAHSWYRTIEKAKVTVWYSAPTAFRMLMAEGEDVQKQYDLSSLRHILSVGEPLNPEVIYWGKETLGLRIHDTWWMTETGAQLIVNLPSETIKPGSMGRPLPGIEVAVLDDNGAPLPPGEVGHLAIKTPWPSIMKEVWKNEQKYKSYFPFPGWYVSGDLAVIDEDGYIFFQGRSDDMINSSGERIGPFEVESKLIEHPAIAEAAVIGKPDPLRGEIVKAFIVLRKGYQAENQLLEEIIKFVKQNLSAHAAPREIEIVEELPKTKISGKILRRELKARELQKISQR; encoded by the coding sequence ATGAATGTTTTAAATCGCTACCATTTGCCCCCTGAAAAAGGGGACTACAACCTTAAAAACTATCAAAAAATATATAGTCATTTTGATTGGTCAGAAGCAGAAAAACACTTCAGCTGGAAAAAAACAGGACTTGTTAATATGGCTTATGAATGCATCGACAGGCATGTTGACGAAGGTTATGGAGAAAAAACCGCACTTTATTATTTGAATGGCAATGAAGAGTATAAGCTTACTTTTCGTGAAGTGAAGGAAAAAACAGACCATCTGGCAACTGTTTTAAAAAAGCACGGGGTGAAAAAGGGTGACATTGTTTTTATTTTTCTACCTAAACACCCGGACTGCTATTTGGCAATGATTGCTGCCATTAAAATCGGGGCGATTGCAGGTCCGTTATTTGAGGCTTTTATGGAAGAAGCAGTGAAGGACAGAATTTCCGATTGCGAAGGCAAATTTTTAATAACAGACCATATTCTTGGGAAACGGGTTCCAAAACATAAGCTTCCTTCTTTAGAAAAAATTTTTATTACAGGCGGACCGGAACATTGCAGCGAAGGCGAAATCTCCCTGCAAGCGGAACTGGAAAATACAGTTTGTGAGGAAAATATCATTGAATGGGTTAATTTAGAAGCAGGATTAAACATCCATTATACAAGTGGATCTACTGGGAAGCCAAAGGGAATTGTGCATGCCCACCGCGCGATGATTCAACAATATCAAACTGGCAAATGGGTGCTTGACCTAAAGGAAGATGACATTTATTGGTGTACTGCTCATCCCGGATGGGTGACAGGCACCGTTTATGGAATTTTTTCTCCATGGCTTAATCGAGCAACAATTGTAGTGAATGGAGGAAGATTTCAGGCTCACTCATGGTATAGAACAATTGAAAAAGCGAAAGTAACAGTTTGGTACAGCGCACCGACCGCTTTTCGGATGTTGATGGCCGAGGGAGAAGATGTTCAGAAACAATACGATTTGAGTTCACTCCGCCATATTTTAAGTGTTGGCGAACCATTGAATCCTGAAGTTATTTATTGGGGTAAAGAAACTTTGGGATTGCGGATTCATGATACATGGTGGATGACAGAGACTGGTGCACAGTTAATAGTTAACCTGCCATCGGAAACGATAAAGCCGGGTTCGATGGGACGACCATTACCTGGAATTGAAGTAGCAGTTTTAGATGACAATGGAGCACCGCTTCCTCCCGGTGAAGTTGGCCACCTTGCAATAAAAACACCATGGCCTTCCATTATGAAGGAAGTTTGGAAAAATGAACAAAAGTACAAATCCTATTTTCCGTTTCCGGGCTGGTATGTTTCAGGAGATCTTGCTGTTATAGATGAAGATGGTTATATTTTCTTCCAAGGTCGAAGCGATGATATGATCAATTCTTCCGGCGAGAGGATCGGTCCGTTTGAAGTTGAAAGCAAGCTAATCGAACATCCGGCAATTGCTGAAGCAGCAGTGATTGGAAAGCCTGATCCTCTGCGCGGGGAAATTGTAAAAGCATTTATTGTACTCAGGAAAGGGTATCAAGCAGAGAATCAGTTGCTTGAAGAAATTATCAAATTTGTAAAACAGAATCTTTCAGCCCATGCAGCTCCTCGTGAGATCGAAATTGTCGAGGAACTCCCGAAGACAAAAATCAGTGGAAAAATTTTAAGAAGGGAATTGAAAGCAAGAGAGCTGCAAAAAATCAGCCAGCGCTGA
- a CDS encoding homoserine dehydrogenase, translated as MSTIHIALLGYGTVGKGVYQTIKTHQKRFKAILGKEVKIEAVLVKNLEKHQLPDPDVILTNKFEDIISLPKLDVVIDAIVGKQPGFSYLSQAIKRGCHIITANKQMFAHYGRELLSLAEKHGVSVGFEATVAGGIPVIQTLRKLLSVNHIKKVHGILNGTSNFILTKMREEGCSFSDALSLAQEKGYAEADPTNDVEGFDAFYKAMILSEVVYGKQPDWEKVRKQGISSITLEQIELFSKFGLRFKHVASLEKTTKGIHCSVKPVLVSSSHPLFHVEDVQNAVSIDADIVGNISLQGPGAGMFPTASAIVEDLIQLETERARPDEGADHASFAHEPLLTWVLYGEVKNLEIPESIEIIGKINAKALLVLAKEESIENLSNKIKGITVYQLLGDFTFSGTEESRFPSAHSITGS; from the coding sequence ATGTCAACCATTCATATTGCACTCTTAGGTTACGGAACAGTCGGAAAGGGAGTTTATCAGACCATTAAAACACATCAAAAGCGATTCAAAGCAATACTAGGGAAAGAAGTGAAGATTGAGGCTGTTCTTGTCAAAAATCTTGAAAAGCACCAATTGCCTGATCCGGATGTGATATTAACAAACAAATTTGAGGATATTATTAGTCTTCCTAAGCTTGATGTCGTCATTGATGCGATCGTAGGCAAGCAGCCGGGGTTTTCGTATCTTTCGCAAGCAATTAAAAGAGGCTGCCACATTATTACGGCAAATAAGCAAATGTTTGCACATTATGGAAGGGAACTTCTTTCGCTGGCGGAAAAACACGGTGTTTCAGTAGGATTTGAAGCGACGGTTGCCGGAGGAATTCCTGTTATTCAAACGTTAAGGAAGCTTTTGAGCGTAAATCATATCAAAAAAGTTCATGGAATATTAAATGGGACTTCAAATTTTATTTTAACAAAAATGCGGGAGGAAGGCTGCTCGTTTTCTGATGCTCTTTCGCTCGCTCAGGAAAAAGGGTATGCAGAAGCAGATCCGACAAACGATGTGGAAGGCTTTGACGCTTTTTACAAAGCAATGATATTGAGTGAAGTGGTATATGGGAAACAGCCGGATTGGGAAAAGGTGCGGAAACAAGGGATTTCAAGCATCACTCTTGAGCAAATTGAGCTTTTTTCTAAATTTGGGTTGAGGTTTAAACATGTTGCATCACTAGAAAAAACGACAAAAGGGATTCATTGTTCAGTCAAACCTGTCCTCGTTTCATCCAGCCATCCATTATTTCATGTCGAAGATGTTCAAAATGCTGTTTCCATCGATGCAGACATTGTCGGGAATATCAGTTTGCAAGGTCCCGGTGCAGGGATGTTTCCGACAGCAAGCGCCATTGTAGAAGATTTGATTCAATTAGAAACTGAACGTGCACGGCCTGATGAGGGAGCAGACCACGCAAGCTTCGCGCATGAGCCTCTGCTTACCTGGGTATTGTATGGGGAAGTGAAAAATCTTGAAATCCCTGAGTCAATTGAAATAATAGGGAAAATAAATGCGAAAGCCTTGTTAGTTTTGGCAAAGGAAGAAAGCATCGAAAATCTTTCAAATAAAATAAAAGGCATTACAGTTTATCAACTGTTAGGGGATTTTACTTTTTCTGGTACGGAGGAAAGCCGTTTTCCGTCGGCACATTCCATTACAGGTTCATAA
- the rraA gene encoding ribonuclease E activity regulator RraA: MNFKTADLCDDFSNELEVCTLEFKSYGKKTSFYGPLYTVKVFEDNVLVKEALEDVPAGSVLVVDGGGSKRCALLGDRLGEIAERRGLAGVIINGCVRDTAELKDLHVGILAIGSNPLKSKKEGKGERNVPVIFGEVEWTPRKFAYADEDGVIVSNKKLF, from the coding sequence ATGAACTTTAAAACAGCTGATTTGTGTGATGATTTTTCAAATGAATTGGAAGTTTGCACTCTGGAATTTAAGTCCTATGGGAAAAAGACATCCTTTTACGGCCCACTTTATACCGTAAAAGTTTTTGAAGATAATGTCCTTGTAAAGGAAGCTTTAGAGGATGTACCTGCAGGGAGTGTACTTGTCGTCGATGGAGGAGGATCGAAACGCTGTGCACTTCTTGGAGACCGTCTTGGTGAGATCGCTGAAAGACGGGGTTTAGCCGGTGTCATTATTAATGGATGTGTACGCGACACTGCTGAACTGAAAGACTTACATGTTGGAATTCTAGCAATTGGCAGCAACCCATTAAAAAGCAAAAAGGAGGGAAAAGGGGAAAGAAACGTTCCAGTAATTTTTGGGGAAGTAGAATGGACACCTAGAAAATTTGCGTACGCAGATGAAGATGGTGTGATTGTTTCAAACAAAAAGTTATTTTAA
- a CDS encoding PspA/IM30 family protein — protein MTNLITRIKNTIMADLHEVLDQKEQKNPIALLNQYLRECERETEKVRKLLERQYILKEEFTREYHHALELAEKRKRQAEIASKAEEPELYEFASREQHQYEERAVRLKEALQNALQQLSDLERKYEEMKHKLKDMHIRRMELMGRENVTRAFHRMNKVLENNAYSNKAYSRFHEIESYLDHLEHQVNSSYYRSTIDARIAQLEKEMKSEETHSQSK, from the coding sequence ATGACCAATTTAATTACACGTATTAAAAACACGATTATGGCAGACCTTCATGAGGTATTGGATCAAAAGGAGCAAAAAAATCCAATAGCATTGCTTAATCAGTATTTACGTGAGTGTGAACGAGAAACTGAAAAAGTTCGCAAATTGTTGGAAAGACAATATATATTAAAAGAAGAGTTTACACGTGAATATCATCATGCCCTTGAATTAGCAGAAAAACGCAAACGCCAGGCGGAAATTGCATCAAAAGCAGAAGAACCCGAGCTTTATGAATTTGCTTCCCGCGAACAACATCAATATGAGGAACGCGCGGTAAGACTAAAAGAAGCGCTGCAAAACGCATTACAGCAGCTTAGTGATCTTGAACGCAAATACGAAGAAATGAAACACAAATTAAAAGACATGCACATTAGAAGAATGGAGCTTATGGGACGAGAAAACGTAACCCGTGCTTTTCATCGAATGAATAAAGTCCTTGAAAACAATGCTTATTCAAATAAAGCTTATTCACGTTTCCATGAAATTGAATCCTATCTTGATCATTTGGAGCACCAAGTAAACAGCTCCTATTACCGAAGCACAATTGATGCCCGCATCGCCCAGTTGGAAAAAGAAATGAAAAGCGAAGAAACGCATTCTCAATCGAAATAG
- the liaF gene encoding cell wall-active antibiotics response protein LiaF → MMNKLKSDYISWILLIGLVMLFLEISFFNKGIIFSLLVASGMIYFGRKMMPKTFGTLLFWAGLIFFAASILGMITFRFFLLAILIHFIIQFSQSKRHPEKIIPVIKVNEKPSQGDKTIIKRKPVLENIFFGQQRTPERVYEWNDINIQAGIGDTIIDLSYTVLPKGETVIVIRNMIGNVQVLVPYDLEVSVNHSSLAGSATIFDHKEEKIFNQNLHIQTPEYDNQEQKVKIFTSFIVGELEVKRV, encoded by the coding sequence ATGATGAACAAACTTAAAAGTGATTATATCAGCTGGATTCTGCTTATTGGTCTCGTAATGCTTTTTCTCGAAATCTCTTTTTTCAATAAGGGAATTATTTTCTCTCTTCTTGTGGCAAGTGGAATGATCTATTTTGGACGAAAAATGATGCCGAAAACTTTTGGAACCCTTCTATTCTGGGCAGGTTTAATTTTTTTCGCTGCAAGTATACTTGGGATGATAACATTTCGCTTCTTTCTTCTCGCCATCTTGATTCATTTCATTATTCAGTTTTCGCAGTCCAAGCGCCATCCGGAAAAAATAATCCCCGTCATAAAAGTGAACGAAAAACCTTCGCAAGGGGACAAAACAATAATAAAAAGAAAGCCTGTTCTTGAAAATATTTTTTTCGGACAGCAAAGGACGCCTGAACGTGTATATGAATGGAACGATATCAATATTCAAGCAGGAATCGGAGATACAATCATTGATTTAAGCTATACGGTATTGCCAAAAGGCGAAACGGTGATTGTGATCAGAAATATGATCGGTAATGTTCAAGTGCTCGTGCCGTATGATTTGGAAGTGAGTGTAAATCACTCAAGTTTAGCCGGTTCAGCGACCATCTTTGATCATAAAGAAGAAAAGATATTCAATCAGAACCTGCATATCCAGACACCGGAGTATGACAACCAGGAACAAAAGGTGAAAATCTTTACCTCATTCATTGTAGGAGAATTAGAGGTGAAGCGGGTATGA